From a region of the Zingiber officinale cultivar Zhangliang chromosome 4B, Zo_v1.1, whole genome shotgun sequence genome:
- the LOC121978178 gene encoding uncharacterized protein LOC121978178, translating to MDDFSVYDSSFDAYLESLSRVLSRCIDMDLVLNFEKCHFMVENDIVLGHIVSRKGIEVDPAKFSVISSLTYPACMREVRVFLGHAGFYRRFIKDFSKIALPLSQLLQKDVMFDFDQRCIEAFDRLKEALTSAPIIRPPYWSLPFELMCDTSDYAVGAVMAQRVDGAPHVICYASKNLDSAQANYTTTEKELLSIYLLKKPDAKPRLIRWMLLLQEFDVEIRDRSGKENLVADHLSRIEGDLDHTTIDDDFRDEQLLQLQVDYVSKWVEVIPTQTDDSSVVVSFVRSHIFCRFGVPRAIISNQGSHFCNRHMKALLYKYGVTHKVSTSYHPQTNGQAEVSNSEVKSILEKIVRPDRKDWSKRLEDALWAYRTAFKTPIRMSPYRIVYRKACHLPMEIEHRAYWAVKACNLDSGTVGEERKLQLQELEEIRLEAYENSRIYKEKIKRFHDKQIEVKDFQIGDKVLLYRSRLKLIKGKLRSRWEGPYCVTNIFFYGVVEIQDMSTGRIFKVNGHRLKKFHEGVKGLVVEEMEHIDAIYPS from the exons atggatgatttttctgtTTATGACTCTTCTTTTGATGCATATTTGGAAAGCTTGTCTCGAGTTTTGAGTAGATGTATCGACATggatttggttttaaattttgaaaagtgtcaCTTTATGGTAGAGAATGACATTGTTTTAGGTCATATAGTCTCTAGGAAAGGCATTGAAGTAGATCCTGCTAAATTTAGCGTTATATCTTCTTTAACTTACCCCGCATGCATGCGGGAGGTTCGAGTTTTTCTTGGTCATGCAGGATTCTACAGGAGATTTATTAAGGACTTCAGTAAGATTGCTCTGCCATTGTCTCAGCTACTTCAGAAGGATGTTATGTTTGATTTCGATCAGAGGTGTATAGAGGCGTTCGACAGATTGAAGGAGGCACTTACTTCAGCACCTATTATCAGACCCCCATATTGGTCCTTACCTTTTGAGTTGATGTGTGACACTTCAGATTATGCAGTGGGAGCTGTAATGGCACAAAGAGTGGATGGAGCACCACATGTTATTTGCTACGCTTCCAAGAATTTGGATTCAGCTCAAGCAAACTACACAACAacagaaaaagagcttctttctatt TATCTCCTCAAGAAGCCTGATGCAAAGCCTAGATTAATCAGATGGATGCTTCTGCTTCAAGAATTCGACGTAGAGATACGTGATAGGAGCgggaaggagaacttggttgcAGATCACTTGAGCAGGATTGAAGGAGACTTGGATCATACGActattgatgatgatttcagGGATGAGCAGCTTCTACAGCTGCAGG ttgattatgtttccaaatgggtggaggtcattCCCACTCAGACTGATGACTCCTCTGTTGTTGTTAGCTTTGTCAGGTCTCACATATTTTGCAGGTTTGGAGTACCCAGGGCGATCATAAGTAATCAAGGGTCTCATTTTTGTAACAGACACATGAAGGCTTTGCTATATAAGTATGGGGTTACACACAAAGTTTCTACATCCTATCACCCTCAAACAAATGGGCAAGCAGAAGTGTCTAACAGTGAGGTGAAATCAATTCTTGAAAAGATTGTGAGACCGGATAGAAAGGATTGGAGCAAAAGACTTGAAGATGCACTATGGGCTTATAGGACTGCTTTCAAGACCCCTATAAGAATGTCTCCATACAGGATTGTGTATAGAAAAGCTTGTCATTTACCCATGGAGATTGAGCATAGGGCATATTGGGCGGTTAAAGCATGCAATCTTGATAGTGGCACGGTTGGAGAAGAAAGGAAATTGCAACTTCAAGAACTTGAAGAGATTAGATTGGAAGCCTATGAGAACTCACGGATTTATAAAGAAAAGATCAAGAGATTTCATGACAAACAAATTGAGGTGAAAGACTTCCAAATTGGTGACAAAGTACTTCTATATCGATCTCGTCTCAAATTGATTAAaggtaagttgagatcaagatggGAAGGACCTTATTGTGTTACTAATATTTTCTTTTATGGAGTGGTTGAGATCCAGGATATGTCTACTGGCCGGATTTTCAAGGTGAATGGACATAGGCTTAAAAAGTTTCATGAAGGAGTTAAGGGCTTGGTGGTGGAGGAAATGGAACATATTGATGCTATCTACCCGAGCTAA